One window of Candidatus Poribacteria bacterium genomic DNA carries:
- a CDS encoding glycosyltransferase — protein MERKSGLQTPPTISIIIPILNEAKILARTLSRLQPELGPHELIIVDGGSSDNSVCIAEKYGKVLTSARGRAKQLNAGAAAATGDILLFLHADVWLESGALAAVETALATGYIGGGFHQKIDGNSMLYRSIERVGDIRGKYLKVFYGDSGIFLARTNFEKIGGFPDIPILEEMEFSKGLRKLGKTTLIVPHIHLSARRWEARGIIRTTLNNWLITLLYFLKVSPERLAKLYSHIR, from the coding sequence ATGGAAAGGAAGTCGGGGTTACAGACCCCTCCCACAATATCTATTATTATCCCGATCCTGAACGAAGCGAAGATTCTGGCCCGAACATTGTCCCGACTTCAGCCTGAATTGGGACCTCATGAACTTATCATCGTAGACGGTGGAAGCAGCGATAACTCTGTGTGTATCGCCGAGAAATATGGAAAAGTACTAACATCGGCACGTGGGCGGGCAAAACAGTTAAACGCAGGTGCGGCGGCGGCAACAGGCGACATTCTGCTTTTCCTACATGCAGATGTCTGGCTTGAATCCGGGGCATTGGCGGCAGTAGAAACAGCACTCGCAACCGGTTACATCGGTGGCGGATTCCATCAGAAAATTGATGGCAATAGTATGCTCTATCGTTCGATTGAAAGAGTAGGGGATATCCGAGGCAAATATCTAAAGGTGTTCTATGGGGATAGCGGCATTTTTTTAGCACGCACTAACTTTGAGAAGATCGGCGGTTTTCCGGATATTCCGATTCTGGAAGAAATGGAATTTTCAAAAGGGTTGCGGAAACTCGGTAAAACAACGCTCATCGTGCCACACATCCATTTATCCGCCAGGCGCTGGGAAGCGCGGGGTATCATCCGAACGACATTAAACAACTGGCTGATAACGCTCCTATATTTCCTGAAAGTCTCACCGGAACGGCTTGCCAAACTCTATAGCCATATCCGGTAG